In Luteibacter mycovicinus, a genomic segment contains:
- a CDS encoding glycine zipper 2TM domain-containing protein, giving the protein MNVKTVLGLPLAALLATAAVAPASAATLTRSDGIYVRCDQCGVVQSIEHNVVQGRDHGTAGAVIGAIAGGVLGNQVGRGNGRKLATVGGAVGGGFAGNAIGKGGGSESYTLRLKMGGGGYTNVQVKDASAIRQGDIVVVDENGNVSRVQ; this is encoded by the coding sequence ATGAACGTCAAGACCGTCCTCGGCCTTCCCCTGGCCGCCCTGCTCGCCACGGCGGCAGTCGCGCCGGCCTCGGCCGCCACGCTGACCCGCAGCGACGGCATCTACGTCCGCTGCGACCAGTGCGGCGTCGTCCAGAGCATCGAACACAACGTCGTCCAGGGCCGCGACCACGGCACCGCGGGTGCGGTCATCGGCGCCATCGCCGGCGGCGTCCTCGGCAACCAGGTCGGCAGGGGCAACGGCCGCAAGCTGGCTACTGTCGGCGGCGCGGTGGGCGGCGGCTTCGCCGGTAACGCGATCGGCAAAGGTGGCGGCAGCGAGAGCTACACGCTGCGTCTGAAGATGGGCGGTGGTGGGTACACCAATGTCCAGGTGAAGGATGCGAGCGCCATTCGCCAGGGCGACATCGTGGTGGTG